The following proteins are encoded in a genomic region of Dioscorea cayenensis subsp. rotundata cultivar TDr96_F1 chromosome 8, TDr96_F1_v2_PseudoChromosome.rev07_lg8_w22 25.fasta, whole genome shotgun sequence:
- the LOC120266569 gene encoding pentatricopeptide repeat-containing protein At4g21065, whose translation MPYALSIFSQIHSPDVFTFNTIIRGFSQSLNPSPALSIHRRMLASSIPADTHTYPFLLKACAKLMALREGEKLHCRSFKDGFESSVFVQNTLVHFYAACGLFENAHHVFERMPERNLVTWNSVINGFALNGRPNEALTLFREMMFEDECVEPDGFTMVSLLTACAELGALALGRRVHVFLFKKGLDFNAHVENSLIDLYAKCGRIDDAYKVFVDMCESRNVVSWTSLIVGLAMNGFSNEALEFFAVMEQERLVPTEITMVGVLYACSHCGLVDDGYQYFNRLQQQYNIVPKIEHYGCMVDLLGRAGLVEEAHNYIISMPMAPNAVVWRTLLGACAMHKTLALGEVAWAKLSELDPGHSGDYVLLSNLYASVGRWADVHKLRRNMLKSGVRKKPGHSLVELGNRVYEFVMGDRSHPQSDSIYEMLEEIAVKLRLQGYTPRTSNVLADIEEEEKENALNYHSERLAIAFALMNTSPGMPIRIVKNLRVCADCHLVTKLIEGL comes from the coding sequence ATGCCCTATGCCCTCTCCATCTTCTCCCAGATCCACTCCCCCGACGTCTTCACCTTCAACACCATCATCCGCGGCTTCTCCCAGTCCCTCAACCCCTCCCCCGCCCTCTCCATCCACCGCCGCATGCTCGCCTCCTCCATCCCTGCCGACACCCACACCTACCCTTTCCTCCTTAAAGCCTGCGCCAAACTCATGGCCCTCCGTGAAGGTGAGAAACTCCATTGCCGTTCCTTCAAAGACGGGTTTGAATCCTCTGTCTTTGTTCAGAACACGCTTGTCCATTTCTATGCTGCTTGCGGCCTTTTTGAGAATGCACATCATGTGTTCGAGAGAATGCCCGAGAGAAATCTTGTTACTTGGAATTCAGTGATTAATGGTTTTGCTTTGAATGGGCGGCCTAATGAGGCTCTTACCTTGTTTAGGGAGATGATGTTTGAGGATGAATGTGTTGAGCCTGATGGTTTTACCATGGTGAGCTTGCTCACTGCTTGTGCGGAGCTCGGCGCCCTCGCACTTGGTCGGAGAGTTCATGTGTTCTTGTTTAAGAAAGGATTGGATTTCAATGCTCATGTTGAGAATTCTCTCATTGATTTGTATGCGAAATGCGGGAGGATTGATGATGCTTACAAGGTGTTTGTTGATATGTGTGAGTCGAGAAATGTCGTTTCTTGGACTTCATTGATTGTTGGCCTCGCCATGAATGGTTTCAGCAACGAGGcgcttgagttctttgcagtaaTGGAACAGGAAAGACTGGTGCCTACCGAGATCACAATGGTGGGAGTTTTGTATGCTTGCAGTCATTGCGGGCTTGTCGATGATGGATATCAATATTTCAATAGATTGCAGCAGCAATACAATATAGTTCCAAAGATTGAGCACTATGGCTGCATGGTTGATCTTCTTGGAAGGGCTGGCTTGGTGGAAGAGGCACACAATTACATCATTTCAATGCCGATGGCACCTAATGCAGTTGTGTGGAGAACTCTGCTAGGTGCTTGTGCAATGCATAAGACTCTTGCACTCGGGGAGGTGGCTTGGGCAAAGCTCTCAGAGCTGGACCCTGGTCACAGTGGTGATTATGTGCTGTTATCAAACCTTTATGCATCTGTTGGCCGATGGGCCGATGTTCATAAACTGAGACGGAACATGTTGAAGAGTGGGGTAAGGAAGAAACCCGGTCATAGTCTTGTCGAATTAGGCAATCGGGTTTATGAGTTTGTGATGGGAGATAGATCACATCCACAGAGTGATTCGATATATGAGATGCTCGAAGAGATTGCTGTCAAACTAAGATTACAAGGTTATACTCCCCGAACGTCGAATGTGTTGGCTGACAttgaagaggaggagaaggaaaaTGCACTAAATTATCACAGTGAGAGGTTGGCCATTGCCTTTGCCTTGATGAACACTTCTCCCGGAATGCCGATTAGGATTGTTAAGAACTTGAGAGTGTGTGCTGATTGCCATTTGGTGACGAAACTTATCGAAGGTTTATGA